A window from Culex pipiens pallens isolate TS chromosome 3, TS_CPP_V2, whole genome shotgun sequence encodes these proteins:
- the LOC120414042 gene encoding ionotropic receptor 75a-like produces the protein MSYSFSGKIHYVDISNLSVTWNHSHSMMSSYHLLGATADLQCPTVSQLFDVISDHGYFNSSYHWLLYGETDSLESASCLLDGQNLNIDAKVTLAVEINRTESGEHYDLFDVYSPFRRRGAKLNVTLVGNWSTGKSFQLASNQTEYERRIDFGGIWLKGAITALDQVHYETLMEHLTSDAPVEAYALHRFGYQIWELIMQKHNFTIKLLQTPSWGIATSERDSHSGIIGQLASKEADLAINTLTYTKDRISIIDHTVTIAMSKMLLVFRHPKVTGNRNLFLRPFEVDAWMAVLGVIVLASIVLFGNFCAESYKEYYDKEVHDNRSLVFLTVFGILCQQGFSSKTMFNSTRITLISTLIFSVLLYQFYSTFIVGYLLIIPPKTMSTLQHLLDSNLKVIVEDLGYNIDFLNQTKDPLATQLYHTKILNGENNFLNVSEGIARVQQGGYAFQCDTAYAYPLMKRTFTDKEICDLQETVLSPFRQMHLPLPKGSPFREMFRVTVRKIVESSVGFYQQKRFFCDKPKCAKSELEPIDVDMDNVSSLFIGMLVCLAGCVGLLMVEWITYSYFKGHGEKLSNID, from the exons ATGAGCTATTCCTTCAGTGGGAAGATTCATTACGTGGACATTTCTAATTTGTCCGTTACCTGGAACCATTCTcactcgatgatgtccagctacCATCTATTAGGTGCTACGGCGGATTTACAGTGTCCAACGGTGTCGCAACTCTTCGACGTCATCTCCGACCATGGGTACTTCAACTCTTCATACCATTGGCTACTGTACGGCGAAACGGACTCGCTCGAATCAGCTTCATGCTTGCTGGACGGGCAAAACTTGAACATCGATGCCAAGGTAACACTGGCGGTTGAGATTAATCGAACGGAATCCGGCGAACATTACGACCTGTTCGATGTGTACAGTCCGTTTAGAAGACGTGGAGCCAAGCTTAACGTGACTTTGGTGGGAAATTGGAGCACTGGCAAAAGTTTTCAACTTGCCAGCAATCAAACTGAGTACGAGCGAAGAATTGACTTTGGTGGGATTTGGCTGAAGGGAGCGATTACG GCGCTGGATCAAGTTCATTACGAAACTTTGATGGAACATTTGACCAGTGACGCTCCGGTTGAGGCGTATGCCCTGCACCGATTTGGATACCAAATCTGGGAACTAATAATGCAGAAGCACAACTTCAC AATAAAACTGCTTCAAACGCCATCGTGGGGCATTGCTACCAGTGAAAGGGATTCCCATTCCGGTATCATTGGACAACTGGCATCGAAAGAAGCTGATCTAGCGATCAACACCCTAACCTACACCAAGGATCGAATCTCCATAATAGACCACACGGTCACCATTGCAATGTCCAAGATGCTACTGGTATTTCGTCATCCCAAAGTAACCGGAAACCGGAACTTGTTCCTGCGACCATTCGAAGTCGACGCATGGATGGCAGTTTTGGGTGTGATCGTTCTGGCAAGTATCGTCCTATTTGGAAATTTCTGCGCAGAAAGCTACAAGGAATACTACGACAAAGAGGTTCACGACAATCGATCGCTCGTTTTCTTGACTGTCTTTGGCATCTTGTGTCAGCAAGGGTTTTCCTCCAAAACAATGTTCAACTCGACAAGGATCACCCTCATAAGCACGTTGATCTTTTCGGTGCTTCTATACCAATTCTACTCCACGTTCATCGTCGGATATCTGCTGATAATACCACCGAAAACCATGTCCACCTTACAGCATCTGCTCGACAGCAATCTCAAGGTCATCGTGGAAGATTTGGGCTACAACATCGACTTTCTCAAT CAAACCAAAGACCCGCTCGCAACCCAACTCTACCATACGAAGATCCTCAACGGCGAGAACAACTTCCTAAACGTGTCGGAAGGGATCGCCCGGGTACAGCAGGGCGGGTACGCGTTCCAATGTGACACCGCGTACGCGTATCCGCTCATGAAGCGCACCTTCACCGACAAGGAGATTTGCGACCTGCAGGAAACCGTGCTCAGCCCGTTCCGGCAGATGCACTTGCCGCTGCCGAAGGGGAGTCCCTTCAGGGAGATGTTCCGCGTGACCGTCAGGAAGATTGTGGAGAGTTCGGTTGGGTTCTACCAGCAGAAGCGGTTCTTCTGCGATAAGCCCAAGTGCGCAAAGAGCGAGCTGGAGCCGATCGATGTGGACATGGACAACGTTTCGTCGCTGTTTATTGGGATGCTGGTGTGCTTGGCTGGGTGTGTGGGGCTTTTGATGGTTGAATGGATTACTTATTCTTATTTTAAAGGGCACGGTGAAAAGTTAAGTAATATTGACTAA
- the LOC120413628 gene encoding ionotropic receptor 75a-like, with amino-acid sequence MDNYLSLTEPAKNYVANRLGYRTVKLLGVLLNFRVVHILTTEWGFDVVGTNSTKGIIGQLQQNFVDLSSAPLAITSERMQSFEQTIDLVTRRIITIFRHPKNGGSRNIFLHPFQNMLWLGIVLVLLFSSGFLLFSCFVKRQRSQGRCSNFLLLIFGFFCQQSYAGSTTIYPSRMVLLTMLLFSLTVYQFYSCFIIGYLLVLPPKNIRSIEQLIESNLGFSIEDVPYNRDYFNRTKNPLARELYEKKVLNSDVGFINVSLGVDLIKRGKHAFHCDTSYVNTWIMESFSDYEQCELQEIETYPTRPLQIVIPKGSPLKEPFRVSIRLMMDTGLVQYYRRKFFMKRPPCSTDSFATVKVGFWDIAGLYWLLVAGFTMSAFVLAVEILEFRVRMHFWDKEFSKRYTGWHN; translated from the exons ATGGATAACTACTTGAGTTTAACGGAACCTGCAAAGAACTACGTGGCAAACCGTCTTGGATATCGCACGGTGAAACTGTTAGGTGTTCTTCTAAATTTTAG aGTTGTACACATTCTAACCACCGAATGGGGCTTCGACGTAGTCGGAACCAACTCAACAAAAGGCATTATCGGTCAACTGCAGCAGAATTTTGTAGATCTGTCTTCGGCTCCACTAGCGATCACCTCTGAGCGAATGCAATCCTTCGAACAAACCATCGATTTGGTGACCCGGCGAATTATCACAATTTTCAGACATCCCAAAAATGGGGGGTCGAGAAATATTTTTCTACATCCCTTCCAGAACATGCTGTGGCTTGGAATAGTTCTAGTTCTGCTTTTTTCGAGTGGTTTCCTTCTTTTTAGTTGTTTCGTCAAACGACAAAGGAGTCAAGGTAGATGTTCTAATTTTCTGCtgctaatttttggatttttctgcCAGCAAAGTTACGCTGGGTCGACGACGATTTACCCTTCACGAATGGTGCTGCTCACGATGTTGCTGTTCTCGTTGACGGTTTACcagttttattcatgttttattattggCTATTTGCTGGTATTACCTCCCAAGAATATTCGCTCAATCGAGCAGCTTATTGAAAGCAACTTGGGATTTTCCATCGAAGATGTTCCATACAATCGGGATTACTTTAAT AGAACGAAAAATCCACTTGCTCGTGAACTGTACGAGAAGAAAGTTCTCAACAGTGATGTTGGATTCATAAACGTAAGCTTGGGAGTTGATCTTATAAAACGAGGAAAACATGCATTTCACTGTGATACTTCCTACGTCAACACCTGGATTATGG AATCATTCAGCGATTACGAGCAGTGTGAGCTTCAGGAAATTGAAACCTATCCCACAAGGCCGCTTCAAATTGTAATTCCAAAGGGCAGTCCGCTGAAGGAACCGTTTCGGGTTTCGATACGGCTCATGATGGACACCGGACTGGTGCAGTACTATCGAAGGAAGTTTTTCATGAAGCGGCCGCCCTGTTCGACCGATAGCTTTGCCACGGTTAAGGTGGGATTCTGGGATATTGCGGGTCTGTATTGGCTGTTGGTGGCTGGGTTTACGATGAGTGCCTTTGTATTGGCggtagaaattttggaatttcgcGTGCGGATGCATTTTTGGGATAAGGAATTTTCGAAGCGTTATACAGGGTGGCAcaattga
- the LOC120414031 gene encoding probable glutamate receptor — translation MFALYRTTRYDYHLLSSKLLNRQYTTMQIVTLLNSVILVNTLSIDPLIREFAQRSHASSITLLQCNSSESVELFRMLSANFSGSIRSVELDPSNFVEHHQRLMAAEHLRLSLVLELNCPRVVEVMNVCSVNGYFNASYRWLMISRSCLKGSLDLLSKQSLNIDTRVTLAVLDSRKKQHSLFEVYGTIHRRGGQLDVMQVGIWKEREGVVWNCSSEHYSMRSNFKGITLWTSVTTIGIPKNQSLLEYLLSLEPPRNYVANRLGYRAILLLSAHLNFSVKYIKTSEWGLDIIGTNSTKGVIGQLQQNMVDFSTTPLALATERLGSFDQTIELVTRRIITLFRHPKLSGTRNIFLQPFQNWLWFGVLATLLVSACVLLLAFYNERHRGLLENCHFILVTIGFFCQQGYSGSPSIYSSRIIMITVLLFCITVYQFYSCFIIGALLVLPPKNIRTLDQLLASNLKMSIEEVAYNRDYFNRTKRPIILQLYERKILPNEYGFVNVSLGTALVKQGGHAFHCDTSYVNTWIMETFTDYEICELQEIELYPIRPLHMVLPKGSPLKEPFRVSIRLMMDTGLLQYYRRRFFLKRPPCSTDSFSTVQVGFGDVASLYLLLTFGLAMSFIVLAVEVIEFRVRMYLIDKKLHKFGWMD, via the exons ATGTTTGCTTTATATAGAACAACAAGGTATGATTACCACCTTTTAAGTAGCAAGCTGCTGAACAGACAATATACTACTATGCAAATAGTTACACTTCTTAACAGCGTTATCCTGGTGAACACGCTTTCAATTGATCCGTTAATTAGAGAATTTGCTCAACGAAGTCATGCATCTTCTATCACGCTACTGCAATGTAATAGCTCAGAGTCCGTAGAACTGTTTAGAATGCTTAGTGCAAACTTTTCCGGATCAATCCGGAGCGTAGAACTGGATCCGAGTAATTTTGTCGAGCACCATCAACGTTTGATGGCAGCTGAACACTTGAGGCTAAGTTTGGTTCTCGAGCTTAACTGTCCACGTGTTGTAGAGGTGATGAATGTTTGTTCTGTAAATGGTTACTTTAACGCATCCTATCGATGGCTTATGATCAGCCGAAGTTGTTTAAAAGGTAGTTTAGATTTGCTGAGTAAGCAGAGTTTGAACATTGATACTAGAGTAACGTTGGCCGTACTTGACTCGAGGAAGAAACAGCATAGTCTTTTTGAAGTTTACGGAACGATTCATCGAAGAGGAGGTCAACTAGACGTGATGCAGGTTGGAATTTGGAAGGAACGTGAAGGTGTTGTCTGGAACTGTAGCTCAGAGCACTACAGTATGCGAAGTAATTTTAAGGGAATTACACTTTGGACGAGCGTTACA ACTATTggaattccaaaaaatcaatcCCTGCTAGAATATTTGCTATCCTTAGAGCCACCTAGAAATTACGTAGCCAATCGACTTGGATATCGAGCAATATTGCTGTTGAGTGCTCACCTTAACTTCAG CGTTAAATACATAAAAACCTCCGAATGGGGACTCGACATCATTGGGACCAACTCGACAAAGGGAGTCATCGGGCAGTTGCagcaaaatatggtggatttttcAACAACTCCCCTAGCGTTGGCCACGGAGCGATTGGGATCGTTTGATCAAACAATTGAATTGGTTACAAGAAGGATTATAACTTTGTTCCGGCATCCCAAACTTAGTGGAACGAGAAACATTTTTCTTCAGCCGTTCCAAAATTGGCTTTGGTTTGGGGTTTTAGCTACTCTGCTAGTGTCGGCTTGTGTATTATTGCTGGCATTTTATAATGAACGCCATAGAGGATTGCttgaaaattgtcattttattCTTGTAACTATTGGATTTTTCTGTCAACAGGGATATTCCGGGTCACCATCAATTTATTCATCAAGAATCATAATGATAACGGTGTTACTATTTTGCATAACAGTTTACCAATTCTATTCATGTTTCATAATCGGTGCTTTGCTTGTTTTGCCACCAAAAAACATTCGTACTCTGGATCAGTTGCTTGCAAGTAATCTTAAGATGTCTATCGAAGAGGTTGCTTATAATCGGGATTATTTCAAC AGAACAAAAAGACCAATAATTTTACAATTGTATGAACGGAAGATCCTTCCGAACGAGTACGGGTTCGTCAACGTATCACTTGGAACGGCTTTAGTTAAGCAAGGAGGACATGCTTTCCATTGCGATACTTCGTACGTGAACACTTGGATTATGG aaacATTCACGGATTATGAAATTTGTGAACTGCAAGAGATCGAGCTGTACCCCATTCGACCGTTGCACATGGTTCTGCCGAAGGGGAGTCCGCTGAAGGAACCGTTTCGCGTGAGTATCCGGCTGATGATGGATACCGGCCTGTTGCAGTACTACCGAAGGAGATTTTTCCTCAAAAGACCGCCCTGTTCGACGGATAGTTTTTCCACTGTTCAGGTGGGATTTGGAGATGTTGCAAGTTTGTATTTGTTGTTGACATTTGGGTTGGCGATGAGTTTTATCGTGCTGGCAGTCGAAGTGATTGAATTTCGCGTTAGAATGTATCTGATTGATAAGAAATTACATAAATTTGGGTGGATGGAttga
- the LOC120414024 gene encoding ionotropic receptor 75a-like codes for MTERVGSFDQTVAIADIRFMTVFRHPKNSGVRNIFLSPFDNLVWIGIGVILLMSACVLSVAYLVKAHNGSSRISQYFTIIVGLFCQQGYHGKMSIGSSKITIITVIVFSILIYQFYSCFFIGYFLLAPPKTIRTLEQLLASNLKVSIEDLAYNHYYFKTTNITVAQELFKRKIVPNMFGFANVSVGISLVKRGGYAFHCDTTYGNNLILETFTEHEICELQQVELFPMRPIHVNLPKGSPLKEPFRVTLRRFMEVGVIEYYQRKLFIQRPTCVKNNRASVQVNFEDVIILYWILFGGFVVCVAVLIIEVVEFRIKEYFETKEFVKNYRGWID; via the exons ATGACGGAGCGGGTAGGTTCGTTTGACCAAACGGTGGCGATTGCCGATATCCGGTTCATGACCGTGTTTAGACACCCGAAAAACTCTGGAGtgagaaacatatttttgagtCCCTTTGATAACCTGGTGTGGATCGGAATAGGCGTGATCCTGCTAATGTCGGCATGTGTTTTGTCGGTGGCTTATTTGGTTAAAGCCCATAATGGATCGTCGAGGATATCGCAATACTTTACAATTATCGTTGGTCTGTTTTGCCAACAAGGCTATCATGGCAAAATGTCCATTGGTTCTTCGAAGATAACGATTATTACAGTGATTGTGTTTTCCATActcatttatcaattttattcgtGCTTTTTCATTGGATATTTTCTACTGGCACCTcccaaaacaatcagaacactGGAGCAGTTGCTTGCCAGCAATCTCAAGGTGTCGATAGAAGACCTCGCCTATAACCATTATTATTTTAAG ACAACTAATATAACCGTTGCTCAAGAATTGTTTAAAAGGAAAATCGTTCCCAACATGTTTGGTTTTGCTAATGTTAGTGTGGGAATATCTTTGGTGAAACGTGGCGGGTACGCTTTTCACTGTGATACAACATAtggaaataatttaatattgg AAACCTTCACCGAGCATGAGATCTGCGAGCTGCAGCAGGTGGAGCTATTTCCCATGAGACCGATTCACGTAAATTTACCAAAGGGCAGTCCGCTCAAGGAACCATTTCGTGTAACATTGAGAAGATTTATGGAAGTCGGTGTGATTGAGTACTATCAGAGAAAGTTGTTTATACAAAGACCCACTTGCGTGAAGAATAACAGAGCATCGGTTCAGGTTAATTTCGAAGACGTGATTATTTTGTATTGGATTTTATTCGGAGGATTTGTTGTTTGTGTTGCAGTTTTGATAATTGAAGTTGTCGAGTTTCGCATAAAGGAATATTTTGAAACGAAGGAATTTGTGAAGAATTATAGGGGCTGGATTGACTGA